In Helianthus annuus cultivar XRQ/B chromosome 9, HanXRQr2.0-SUNRISE, whole genome shotgun sequence, the following are encoded in one genomic region:
- the LOC110868781 gene encoding cinnamoyl-CoA reductase 1, whose translation MSPVPSQVICVTGAGGFIASWMVKLLLEKGYIVRGTVRNPDDPKNNHLRELEGAKERLALYKADLLDFESLREAINGCDGVFHTASPVTDDPEQMVEPAVIGTRNVIVAAAEGKVRRVVFTSSIGAVYMDPNRGPDDVVDESCWSDLEFCKNTKNWYCYGKAVAEKAAWDEAKARGVDLVALNPVLVLGPLLQPTVNASIVHILKYLTGSTTTYANSVQAYVHVRDVALAHILLFETPSASGRYLCAESVLHRGEVVEILAKYFPEYPIPTKCKDETKPRAKPYKFSNQKLKDLGLEFTPVKQSLYETVKSLQEKGHLPVQPTQAQTDDHIRIHS comes from the exons ATGTCTCCGGTACCCAGTCAAGTCATCTGCGTTACCGGTGCAGGCGGTTTCATCGCCTCATGGATGGTCAAATTGCTGTTAGAGAAAGGCTATATTGTCAGAGGAACCGTTAGAAATCCAG ATGATCCGAAGAATAATCATCTGAGAGAGCTGGAAGGAGCTAAGGAAAGGTTAGCTCTATACAAAGCTGATCTTCTCGATTTCGAGAGCTTACGTGAAGCCATTAATGGATGTGATGGTGTTTTTCACACTGCTTCTCCTGTCACAGATGATCCT GAACAAATGGTGGAGCCTGCGGTGATTGGAACAAGGAATGTGATAGTTGCGGCGGCTGAAGGTAAAGTGCGGCGAGTGGTGTTTACGTCGTCGATTGGAGCGGTTTACATGGATCCGAATCGGGGTCCAGATGATGTTGTTGATGAGAGTTGTTGGAGTGATTTAGAATTCTGCAAGAACACTAAG AATTGGTATTGCTATGGAAAGGCAGTGGCAGAAAAGGCTGCGTGGGACGAGGCTAAGGCGAGAGGGGTTGATTTGGTTGCATTGAACCCGGTGTTGGTGTTGGGCCCACTTTTGCAACCTACGGTCAACGCTAGCATTGTTCATATCTTAAAGTATCTAACTGGGTCGACAACGACCTATGCTAATTCGGTCCAAGCGTACGTTCATGTACGTGATGTGGCGTTGGCACACATTTTACTATTTGAGACTCCATCGGCTTCTGGTCGGTATCTGTGTGCTGAGAGTGTGCTTCATCGCGGAGAAGTGGTTGAAATTCTAGCCAAGTATTTTCCGGAGTACCCGATTCCCACCAA GTGTAAAGATGAAACAAAGCCAAGAGCGAAGCCATATAAGTTCTCAAACCAAAAACTCAAGGATTTGGGTCTTGAATTTACCCCGGTTAAACAGAGTTTATACGAGACGGTTAAGAGCTTGCAAGAGAAGGGTCACCTCCCGGTGCAACCGACCCAGGCCCAGACCGATGATCACATCCGTATTCACTCCTAG
- the LOC110868780 gene encoding metal transporter Nramp6 produces the protein MTAKTSSQQPQFMTNTPLIESSDTNQIVVPDKTSWKNFFAYLGPGFLVSIAYIDPGNFETDLQSGAQYKYELLWIILVASVAALVIQSLAANLGVVTGKHLAEHCKNEYEKVTNFILWILAEISIVACDIPEVIGTAFALNMLFNIPVWIGVLLTGFSTLVLLALQQYGVRKLEFLIAFLVLTIAVCFLIELGISKPVASEVLYGLFVPQLKGSGSTGLAISLLGAMVMPHNLFLHSALVLSRKIPRSVSGIKEACRFYMIESGIALAVAFLINISVISVSGSVCSSSNLNPDDQKSCQDLDLNKASFLLRNVLGKWSSKVFAIALLASGQSSTITGTYAGQYVMQGFLELRMKPWLRNFLTRCLAIVPSLIVALIGGSAGAGRLIIIASMILSFELPFALIPLLKFTSSETKMGSHANSKTISAITWIIGSLIMGINIYFLVDHLISVLVHGDLALVAKIFCGVLGFSGMLIYLAGIGYLVVRKNKESSHLLALTTPESREMERTVSAYDGQPRQDIVNMQLPQRRTSNDAN, from the exons ATGACGGCAAAAACGTCTTCTCAGCAACCGCAGTTCATGACTAATACGCCGTTAATTGAGAGTTCTGATACTAATCAGATTGTTGTTCCTGAT AAAACAAGCTGGAAAAACTTCTTTGCATATTTGGGTCCTGGTTTTCTTGTTTCGATAGCATACATAGATCCTGGAAATT TTGAAACTGATTTACAGTCAGGAGCACAATACAAGTATGAG TTACTATGGATTATACTTGTGGCCTCAGTTGCTGCACTTGTGATCCAATCTTTGGCAGCCAACCTAGGAGTTGTTACAG GAAAACATTTAGCTGAGCACTGCAAAAACGAGTATGAGAAGGTGACCAATTTCATCTTATGGATTCTTGCTGAGATATCCATAGTTGCATGTGACATTCCTGAAG TAATTGGGACAGCATTTGCTCTGAATATGCTATTCAATATTCCAGTATGGATTGGTGTGTTGCTCACTGGTTTTAGCACTTTGGTTCTACTAGCACTGCAACAATACGGG GTGAGAAAACTTGAGTTCTTGATTGCTTTTTTGGTACTCACTATAGCTGTATGCTTCCTTATTGAACTTGGTATTTCCAAGCCGGTCGCTTCAGAAGTGCTATACGGGCTGTTTGTCCCTCAGCTCAAAGGCAGCGGGTCAACAGGCCTTGCCATTTCACTTCTCGGTGCTATGGTCATGCC GCACAACCTTTTCCTGCACTCAGCTCTTGTGCTTTCTAGGAAAATACCTCGATCAGTTAGTGGCATCAAA GAAGCTTGCAGATTCTATATGATAGAAAGTGGCATAGCTCTTGCAGTTGCCTTCCTTATTAATATATCCGTTATATCAGTAAGTGGTTCAGTTTGCAGTTCATCAAATTTGAACCCAGATGATCAGAAGAGTTGTCAAGATCTTGACTTGAATAAAGCATCCTTTTTGCTTAGA AATGTTCTAGGCAAGTGGAGCTCTAAGGTCTTTGCAATCGCTTTGCTGGCATCGGGTCAGAGTTCCACTATAACCGGAACATATGCTGGCCAATATGTTATGCaggggtttcttgaactaagaatGAAGCCATGGCTTAGAAACTTCTTAACCCGGTGTTTAGCGATAGTCCCTAGCCTAATCGTTGCTCTCATAGGCGGGTCGGCTGGAGCTGGAAGGTTAATCATTATAGCATCG ATGATATTGTCATTCGAACTCCCGTTTGCTCTCATTCCACTTCTCAAGTTCACAAGTAGTGAGACCAAGATGGGATCACACGCCAACTCAAAAACT ATCTCAGCAATCACTTGGATCATCGGGTCGTTAATTATGGGCATAAACATTTACTTTCTAGTTGATCATCTCATATCAGTGCTTGTTCATGGGGATTTAGCACTTGTGGCCAAGATCTTCTGTGGTGTGTTAGGGTTTTCTGGTATGTTGATTTATTTGGCGGGAATCGGGTATTTGGTTGTGCGTAAAAATAAAGAATCGTCGCATCTTTTGGCGCTTACAACTCCGGAATCCCGGGAAATGGAAAGGACTGTTTCTGCATATGATGGTCAACCAAGACAGGATATTGTTAACATGCAACTTCCTCAAAGGAGGACTAGTAATGATGCCAATTGA